A stretch of Methylogaea oryzae DNA encodes these proteins:
- a CDS encoding DUF6726 family protein — protein MKIVRLVAVCLLASLSSACVLTKVASVPMRLSGAVVSIVPGVGNAAHDAIDTAADGVDDLPI, from the coding sequence ATGAAAATCGTGCGACTTGTGGCGGTATGTCTGTTGGCTTCCCTGTCGAGCGCCTGTGTCTTGACCAAGGTCGCTTCGGTTCCCATGCGGTTGAGCGGCGCCGTGGTTTCCATCGTGCCGGGGGTCGGCAATGCCGCGCACGATGCGATTGATACCGCCGCCGACGGAGTGGACGATTTGCCGATTTGA
- a CDS encoding CHASE2 domain-containing serine/threonine-protein kinase, translating to MKKRFWSSDWFLGLVILFAFLAGSRAEFMHAMERSAYDFAMRSNDRSPGDKVAVIAIDDQSIANIGRWPWSREIHAEMIKLLSEGKPKVIGHTVFFLEPQQDAGLPFIRELSAAFQQSALLTQLPLDVDGLRGLVEEVRGQLQTLPANAPARDLLTRLAGFYDQSALPQKALDEAFRFSQLLTQAEDALNTDKKLAESLRAAGNVVLGMPYVLGEAVGKPDNALPPYVQRDLLTRSVDRVGAAQAEQLPLSTVAAIPPIAELGEPATAIGHLIDALDVDGVKRNELLALNHYGQYIPSESLMIAARSLNLGPGDIELRLGEGIALGKLNIGTDANLRMFPYFYRDRDGKPAFSVDSFYDVLKGKIPAGKYKDKIVLIGATAAGVGTQSVTPVAASMAPVLVLAHSVASILNEHFLLKPEWGAFAKLGMFAAFALYLTLLLPRLAAGPAAGVTVGLAALALGGEIFLLMGQSLWVELVAPTVMLLAGHALLTTKRFFLTEKGKEKADAESAETNRMLGLAFQGQGQLDMAFEKFRKCPLDDSIMDPLYNLALDYERKRQFNKAGAIYQYMAEHNPNFRDLQKRISRSQQMEETVMLGSGGGTNAGLGGTMMLEGDGATKPMLGRYQVEKELGKGAMGMVYLGRDPKINRVVAIKTMALSQEFEPDELVEVKERFFREAETAGRLNHPHIVTIYDAGDEHDLAYIAMEFLKGHDLARYTKKDNLLPLPTLCKLMTQAAEALDYAHGNGIVHRDIKPANLMYDPDSDAIKITDFGIARITDSSKTKTGAVLGTPSYMSPEQLSGKRVDGRSDLFSLGVMFFQLTTGELPFGGDSLATLMFKIANEPHPDILAVKPQLPPCFKNLVDRALNKDADQRYQTGAELANALRQCGQALEGANE from the coding sequence ATGAAAAAACGATTTTGGAGCAGCGACTGGTTTCTGGGGCTGGTCATTCTGTTCGCCTTCCTGGCCGGCTCCCGCGCCGAGTTCATGCACGCCATGGAGCGCAGCGCCTACGACTTCGCCATGCGCAGCAACGACCGCAGCCCCGGCGACAAAGTGGCGGTCATCGCCATCGACGACCAGAGCATCGCCAACATCGGCCGCTGGCCCTGGTCGCGGGAAATCCATGCAGAGATGATCAAGCTGCTGTCGGAAGGCAAGCCCAAGGTCATCGGCCACACGGTCTTTTTCCTGGAACCCCAGCAAGACGCCGGCCTGCCTTTCATCCGCGAGTTGAGCGCCGCCTTCCAGCAATCGGCCCTGCTGACGCAACTGCCCCTGGACGTGGATGGCCTGCGCGGCTTGGTGGAGGAAGTACGCGGGCAATTGCAGACCTTGCCGGCCAACGCGCCGGCCCGCGACCTGCTGACCCGCCTCGCCGGCTTTTACGACCAATCCGCCCTGCCGCAAAAAGCCCTGGACGAGGCCTTCCGCTTCTCACAACTGTTGACCCAGGCCGAGGACGCCCTCAACACCGACAAGAAGCTGGCGGAGTCGCTGCGCGCCGCCGGCAACGTCGTGCTGGGCATGCCCTATGTGCTGGGCGAGGCGGTGGGCAAGCCCGACAACGCCCTGCCCCCCTATGTGCAACGCGACCTGCTGACCCGCAGCGTGGACCGCGTCGGCGCCGCGCAAGCCGAACAACTGCCGTTGTCCACCGTGGCGGCCATCCCGCCCATCGCCGAGCTGGGCGAGCCGGCCACCGCCATCGGCCACCTCATCGACGCCCTGGACGTGGACGGCGTCAAACGCAACGAGTTGCTGGCATTGAACCATTACGGCCAGTACATTCCCTCCGAATCCCTGATGATCGCCGCCCGTAGCCTCAACCTCGGCCCCGGCGACATCGAGCTGCGCCTGGGAGAAGGCATTGCCCTGGGCAAGCTCAACATCGGCACCGACGCCAACCTGCGCATGTTCCCCTACTTCTACCGGGATCGGGACGGCAAGCCGGCGTTTTCCGTGGACTCTTTCTACGACGTGCTGAAAGGCAAGATTCCCGCCGGCAAGTACAAGGACAAGATCGTGCTGATCGGCGCCACCGCCGCCGGCGTCGGCACCCAATCGGTCACGCCGGTGGCGGCCTCCATGGCGCCGGTGCTGGTGTTGGCCCACTCGGTCGCCAGCATTCTCAACGAGCACTTCCTGCTCAAGCCGGAATGGGGCGCTTTCGCCAAACTGGGCATGTTCGCCGCTTTCGCCCTGTACTTGACGCTGCTGCTGCCCCGCTTGGCGGCCGGCCCCGCCGCCGGCGTCACCGTCGGCTTGGCGGCCTTGGCCCTGGGCGGCGAAATTTTCCTGCTCATGGGCCAATCCCTGTGGGTGGAACTGGTCGCCCCCACCGTCATGTTGCTGGCCGGCCACGCCTTGCTCACCACCAAGCGCTTCTTCCTCACGGAAAAAGGCAAGGAAAAGGCCGACGCCGAATCGGCCGAGACCAACCGCATGCTGGGCCTGGCGTTCCAGGGCCAGGGCCAGTTGGACATGGCCTTCGAGAAGTTCCGCAAGTGCCCGCTGGACGACTCCATCATGGACCCGTTGTATAACTTGGCGCTGGACTACGAACGCAAGCGCCAGTTCAACAAGGCGGGCGCCATCTACCAGTACATGGCGGAGCACAACCCCAATTTCCGCGACCTGCAAAAGCGCATTTCCCGTTCCCAGCAGATGGAAGAAACCGTCATGCTGGGCAGCGGCGGCGGCACCAACGCCGGCCTGGGCGGCACCATGATGCTGGAAGGCGATGGCGCCACCAAGCCCATGCTGGGCCGCTACCAGGTGGAGAAAGAGCTGGGCAAGGGCGCCATGGGCATGGTCTACCTGGGCCGCGACCCGAAGATCAACCGCGTGGTGGCCATCAAGACCATGGCCTTGTCGCAAGAGTTCGAGCCCGACGAACTGGTGGAGGTCAAGGAACGCTTCTTCCGCGAAGCGGAAACCGCCGGCCGCCTCAACCACCCCCATATCGTCACCATTTACGATGCCGGCGACGAACACGACCTGGCCTATATCGCCATGGAATTTCTCAAGGGCCACGACTTGGCGCGTTACACCAAAAAGGACAACCTGCTGCCCTTGCCCACCCTGTGCAAGCTGATGACCCAAGCGGCGGAAGCGCTGGATTACGCCCATGGCAACGGCATCGTGCACCGCGACATCAAACCGGCCAACCTGATGTACGATCCGGACAGCGACGCCATCAAGATCACCGATTTCGGCATCGCCCGCATCACCGACTCCAGCAAAACCAAAACCGGCGCGGTGCTGGGCACGCCATCCTACATGTCGCCGGAACAGCTATCCGGCAAACGGGTGGACGGGCGTTCCGACCTGTTCTCCCTGGGCGTGATGTTCTTCCAGTTGACGACGGGCGAGCTGCCCTTCGGCGGCGATTCCCTGGCCACTCTCATGTTCAAGATCGCCAACGAACCCCACCCCGACATTCTGGCGGTGAAACCGCAGCTGCCGCCCTGCTTCAAAAATTTGGTGGATCGCGCGCTCAATAAGGACGCCGACCAGCGCTATCAAACCGGGGCCGAACTGGCCAACGCCCTGCGCCAATGCGGCCAGGCACTAGAGGGAGCGAACGAGTGA
- a CDS encoding Stp1/IreP family PP2C-type Ser/Thr phosphatase gives MKNLRNCVKIATGTDVGCVRTNNEDSVGKNEQIGLAVLADGMGGHNAGEVAGAMAVGSILHELSTTLRQQAPGQPGNDGEYGRDAELLRQAIENANVAIHRTAAGNLAYHGMGTTIVAAAFHNDRISAAHVGDSRLYRLRGGELKQLTTDHSLAHELIANGYFKSYEEVVAAGMKNAITRALGLDAEVNVDLLEDTVQAGDLYLLCSDGLTDMVADTEILSTLQAYRANLERCVAQLIALAKQNGGKDNISVILARPMKPRTDNANTPWHRKLGQWFGNLFSRGGN, from the coding sequence GTGAAAAATTTGAGGAACTGCGTAAAAATCGCCACGGGCACGGACGTAGGCTGCGTACGCACCAACAACGAAGACAGCGTCGGCAAAAACGAGCAGATAGGCTTGGCGGTGCTAGCGGACGGCATGGGCGGCCACAATGCCGGCGAAGTGGCCGGCGCCATGGCGGTGGGCTCCATCCTGCACGAGCTCTCCACCACCCTGCGGCAACAAGCGCCGGGCCAGCCGGGCAACGACGGCGAGTACGGCCGCGACGCCGAACTGCTGCGACAAGCCATCGAAAACGCCAACGTCGCCATCCACCGCACAGCCGCCGGCAACCTGGCCTACCACGGCATGGGCACCACCATCGTGGCGGCGGCCTTCCACAACGACCGCATCAGCGCCGCCCACGTGGGCGATTCGCGCCTTTACCGCCTGCGGGGCGGCGAGCTGAAGCAACTCACTACCGACCATTCCCTGGCTCACGAGCTGATCGCCAACGGTTATTTCAAAAGCTACGAAGAAGTGGTCGCGGCCGGCATGAAAAACGCCATCACCCGAGCCCTGGGACTGGATGCGGAAGTGAACGTCGATTTGCTGGAAGACACCGTGCAAGCCGGCGATTTGTACCTGCTCTGCTCCGACGGCCTGACCGACATGGTGGCCGATACGGAAATCCTCAGCACCCTGCAGGCCTACCGCGCCAATCTGGAGCGATGCGTCGCCCAACTCATCGCCCTGGCAAAACAAAACGGCGGCAAGGATAATATTTCAGTCATTCTGGCACGGCCCATGAAGCCCCGCACCGACAACGCGAATACTCCATGGCACCGGAAATTGGGCCAATGGTTCGGCAACCTCTTCAGCAGAGGCGGAAATTAA
- a CDS encoding FHA domain-containing protein, with protein MAKLVLSLQGKELSEFPLNKEHVTIGRKPDNDIHIDNLAVSGHHAVLHTLYNQSFLEDLNSTNGTFVNGQRISKQALKDGDVLLIGKHELKFVGGTAAAADEEDDPFSRTVMIRSPFAAAPKPAAEPEPAPPPPEEPAHPPRAKVAILSGKDTGREFTFTKEVTMFGKKGVQVAAISAKPDGYYISHVEGAASCTVNGEFIGNRAVHLKEYDVLEVAGIKMTFLIG; from the coding sequence ATGGCGAAACTGGTACTCAGTCTACAGGGAAAGGAGCTATCCGAATTCCCGCTCAACAAAGAACACGTCACCATCGGCCGCAAACCGGACAACGACATCCACATCGACAACCTGGCGGTCAGCGGCCATCACGCCGTACTGCACACCCTCTACAACCAGTCGTTTCTGGAGGATCTGAACAGCACCAACGGCACGTTCGTCAACGGCCAGCGCATCAGCAAGCAGGCCCTCAAGGACGGCGACGTGCTGTTGATCGGCAAACACGAATTGAAATTCGTCGGCGGGACGGCCGCCGCGGCGGATGAAGAAGACGACCCCTTCAGCCGCACCGTGATGATCCGCAGCCCCTTCGCCGCCGCGCCCAAACCGGCGGCGGAACCCGAACCGGCCCCGCCCCCGCCGGAAGAACCGGCCCATCCCCCGCGCGCCAAAGTCGCCATACTCAGCGGCAAGGACACCGGCAGGGAGTTCACCTTCACCAAGGAAGTGACCATGTTCGGCAAAAAAGGCGTGCAAGTGGCCGCCATCAGCGCCAAGCCGGACGGCTACTACATCAGCCACGTGGAAGGCGCGGCCAGCTGCACCGTCAACGGCGAGTTCATCGGCAACCGCGCCGTGCACCTGAAGGAATACGACGTGCTGGAAGTGGCCGGCATCAAGATGACTTTCCTGATCGGCTAA
- a CDS encoding MFS transporter, producing MSQATMAARIERLPLSSFHNRFVGLIALGGWFDFYDIFMMAYIGAAMQHSGFISRDEFGLIIAAGFLGMFVGTVVFGMGSDRFGRRTAFVWMLLIYSGFTLLGAFAQDAWSLIVLRALAGVGIGAELVVIDTYVTEMVPSRARGRYVAITQVVGFTAIPIVALLASLLVPTHWLLDGWRWVMVIGSLGSLLVWYLRRNLPESPRWLEIAGRHHEAEWTMRRIEAKVEKAIGRPLPDALILPVQPAQAMAWRELWRPPYRGRTLMLMVFHLLQTIGIYGFANWAPTFLLAQGKGLGQSLEYGFWIALVSPIGPLLAVWTTEYFQRRKAIVVLALLMAASGMIFPFSESGAMIVAAGALLTTFSYWFSALLHAYQAELFPTRARATGVGFTYSWSRLSAMFSTLIIAALLNHGGVLAVFLFMGAAMVGVALVVGLFGPNTNAVVLEDVSG from the coding sequence ATGTCCCAAGCCACCATGGCGGCGCGCATCGAGCGCCTGCCGTTGTCTTCGTTCCACAACCGCTTCGTCGGCCTGATCGCCCTGGGCGGCTGGTTCGATTTCTACGACATCTTCATGATGGCCTACATCGGCGCGGCCATGCAGCATTCGGGCTTCATCAGCCGCGACGAGTTCGGTCTCATCATCGCCGCCGGGTTTCTCGGCATGTTCGTCGGCACGGTGGTATTCGGCATGGGCAGCGACCGCTTCGGGCGGCGCACGGCGTTCGTCTGGATGCTGCTGATTTATTCCGGCTTCACCCTGCTGGGGGCTTTCGCCCAGGACGCCTGGAGCTTGATCGTGCTGCGCGCCCTGGCCGGGGTGGGCATCGGCGCGGAGCTGGTGGTGATCGACACCTATGTGACGGAAATGGTGCCGAGCCGGGCGCGCGGACGTTACGTGGCGATCACCCAGGTGGTGGGGTTCACCGCCATTCCCATCGTCGCCCTGCTGGCCTCCCTGCTCGTGCCCACCCATTGGCTGCTGGACGGCTGGCGCTGGGTGATGGTGATCGGGTCGCTGGGATCGTTGCTGGTGTGGTACCTGCGGCGCAACCTGCCGGAGTCGCCGCGCTGGCTGGAAATCGCCGGCCGCCACCACGAGGCGGAGTGGACCATGCGGCGCATCGAGGCGAAAGTGGAGAAAGCCATCGGCCGGCCCTTGCCCGACGCGTTGATCCTGCCGGTGCAGCCGGCCCAGGCCATGGCCTGGCGCGAGCTGTGGCGGCCGCCTTACCGCGGCCGCACCCTCATGCTGATGGTGTTCCACTTGTTGCAAACCATCGGCATTTACGGCTTCGCCAACTGGGCGCCGACCTTCCTGCTGGCCCAGGGCAAGGGCTTGGGGCAATCGCTGGAATACGGTTTCTGGATCGCCTTGGTCAGCCCCATCGGCCCGCTGCTGGCAGTGTGGACCACCGAGTATTTCCAGCGGCGCAAGGCCATCGTGGTGTTGGCCCTGTTGATGGCGGCCAGCGGCATGATCTTTCCGTTTTCCGAGTCGGGGGCCATGATCGTCGCCGCCGGGGCGTTGCTGACCACCTTCAGCTATTGGTTTTCCGCCTTGCTGCACGCTTACCAGGCGGAACTGTTCCCCACCCGCGCCAGGGCCACCGGCGTGGGATTCACCTACAGTTGGAGCCGCTTGAGCGCGATGTTTTCCACCCTCATCATCGCCGCGCTGCTGAATCACGGCGGAGTGCTGGCGGTGTTCCTCTTCATGGGCGCGGCCATGGTGGGCGTGGCGCTGGTGGTGGGGTTGTTCGGGCCGAACACCAACGCGGTGGTGCTGGAGGATGTGTCGGGGTAG
- a CDS encoding cupin domain-containing protein, with the protein MLTRYDQVPPYVTKDGSEIRELMHPSLHASRQQSLAEASVPPGAATLLHRHGKTEELYHVTHGRGRMTLGDGQFDVGPGDTVCIPPGTPHRIANVGNEPLRLLCCCAPAYSHEDTELLGEP; encoded by the coding sequence ATGCTCACCCGTTACGACCAAGTGCCGCCCTATGTCACCAAAGACGGCTCGGAAATCCGCGAATTGATGCATCCGTCGCTGCACGCCAGCCGGCAGCAAAGCCTGGCGGAAGCCAGCGTGCCGCCCGGGGCGGCGACCTTGTTGCATCGGCACGGAAAAACCGAAGAGCTGTACCACGTTACCCACGGGCGAGGGCGCATGACCCTGGGCGACGGGCAGTTCGACGTGGGGCCGGGCGACACGGTATGCATTCCGCCCGGCACGCCCCATCGCATCGCCAATGTGGGTAACGAGCCGCTGCGCTTGCTGTGCTGCTGCGCGCCGGCCTACAGCCATGAGGACACGGAATTGCTGGGGGAGCCGTGA